One region of Candidatus Binatia bacterium genomic DNA includes:
- a CDS encoding GNAT family N-acetyltransferase, translated as MLRITVIAAGHSGATGCAVGVPAQVESAGVCVDALRWADERAVAGVLARAFIDDPLVVAICRGAPARRLRRLWWSFRIAVRSHCLAGQPAWTIVDAAGVPLAVALVIRPPVPSAPVADGWFALWGSLRVGPGTTRRSLLAAHAIRRHEPLGQFTYLRTLAVDPAWQRRGLGSRLVRQVQRASAPQLPLYLETSRAENVGFYRRLGFELAGEFTCLGVRLWRLLRAPAGAT; from the coding sequence ATGCTGCGCATCACAGTGATCGCAGCGGGCCATTCGGGAGCCACCGGTTGCGCGGTCGGGGTGCCGGCGCAGGTCGAGTCGGCGGGCGTGTGCGTCGATGCCCTTCGGTGGGCGGACGAGCGTGCGGTGGCTGGCGTCTTGGCGCGGGCATTCATTGACGACCCACTTGTTGTGGCCATTTGCCGTGGAGCGCCAGCGCGGCGCCTGCGACGATTGTGGTGGAGCTTTCGGATTGCGGTGCGCAGCCACTGCCTGGCGGGTCAGCCGGCGTGGACGATCGTCGATGCTGCCGGTGTGCCCCTTGCAGTGGCACTCGTGATCCGTCCGCCTGTACCGTCCGCCCCGGTAGCCGACGGTTGGTTTGCGCTCTGGGGATCGTTGCGTGTGGGGCCGGGGACGACAAGACGCAGCCTGCTGGCGGCGCACGCCATTCGCCGGCACGAGCCGCTGGGGCAGTTCACCTATCTCCGGACCCTGGCGGTCGATCCGGCCTGGCAGCGTCGAGGATTGGGGTCGAGGCTGGTGCGGCAGGTGCAGCGCGCGAGCGCGCCGCAGCTACCGCTATATCTCGAAACCTCGCGGGCCGAGAACGTTGGATTCTATCGCCGGTTGGGGTTCGAGCTTGCGGGCGAATTCACCTGCCTCGGCGTTCGGCTCTGGCGCCTGTTGCGCGCGCCGGCGGGGGCAACGTAG
- a CDS encoding HAMP domain-containing histidine kinase, which yields MLVLLRWVLIIATSYLLLFSSDSAATPPAIALFIAAYLASNLLLSKYFNRWRGRRWFDAGIVLFDIAALAVGLSLTDGTSVDFFPVFFLVIFIGALTERVELVVGAAALIGLVHLSTLSHFLGAGEVLDGKYMLRIPFLFVVALFFGFEAKLVRSRDRKEKARERKRLATEALSAVTHDIKNPLSIIQSLANLLLDGNAGPLTGDQAGLVRRIHANVRRVLQLSGNLLDVARIEAGRLDVNRSMTDLRDVVEDALALARSAAEIKGITLHFEPDPALPSAPVDALQIERVVSNLLDNGIKYTPPGGTVTVRTQAGDGEVTLAVSDNGPGIPETELTPLFERYRRRAESNHIHGNGLGLFIVKAVAEAHGGTVELTSDLGVGTTVTVRIPTPPPPQPTTVSGSESAWQGAIPLEGLRA from the coding sequence ATGTTGGTACTACTGCGTTGGGTCCTGATCATCGCGACGTCGTATCTGCTCTTGTTCAGCAGCGACAGCGCGGCCACACCGCCCGCGATTGCCCTGTTCATCGCCGCCTACTTGGCCTCCAACCTACTGCTCTCGAAGTACTTCAATCGCTGGCGCGGACGGCGCTGGTTCGACGCCGGCATCGTATTGTTCGACATCGCCGCCCTCGCCGTCGGACTCAGTCTCACCGATGGCACGTCGGTCGATTTCTTCCCGGTGTTCTTTCTGGTGATCTTCATCGGGGCCCTGACCGAGCGGGTCGAGCTGGTCGTGGGCGCGGCGGCCCTCATCGGCCTGGTCCACCTCTCCACCCTGTCGCACTTTCTGGGGGCCGGGGAGGTGCTCGACGGGAAGTACATGCTGCGCATTCCATTTCTCTTCGTCGTCGCCCTCTTCTTCGGCTTCGAAGCGAAGCTGGTCCGCAGCCGCGACCGCAAGGAGAAGGCACGGGAACGTAAGCGCCTGGCAACCGAAGCATTGTCGGCCGTGACGCACGACATCAAGAACCCGCTGAGCATCATCCAGTCGCTCGCCAACCTGTTGCTCGATGGCAATGCCGGCCCGCTGACCGGCGATCAGGCCGGATTGGTGAGGCGCATTCACGCCAATGTGCGACGCGTCCTGCAGCTCTCCGGCAATTTGCTCGACGTGGCGCGCATCGAGGCCGGCCGGCTGGATGTAAACCGTAGCATGACCGACCTGCGTGACGTCGTCGAAGATGCCCTCGCGCTGGCACGCAGTGCCGCCGAGATCAAAGGCATCACCCTGCACTTCGAACCCGATCCGGCGCTGCCCAGTGCGCCGGTCGATGCCCTGCAAATCGAACGCGTGGTGTCCAACCTGCTCGACAACGGCATCAAGTACACGCCCCCCGGGGGCACGGTCACCGTTCGCACGCAAGCGGGCGATGGCGAGGTCACCCTCGCCGTCTCAGATAACGGGCCGGGCATACCCGAAACCGAGTTGACCCCCTTGTTCGAACGCTATCGGAGGCGCGCAGAGAGCAACCACATCCACGGCAATGGCCTCGGGTTGTTCATCGTGAAGGCGGTCGCCGAAGCACACGGTGGAACTGTCGAGCTGACCAGCGACCTTGGCGTGGGCACCACGGTCACGGTCCGCATCCCAACGCCGCCCCCACCCCAGCCAACCACAGTCAGCGGAAGCGAGTCAGCGTGGCAGGGAGCGATACCGCTTGAGGGCCTGAGGGCTTGA
- a CDS encoding glycosyltransferase — protein MAMTSPTPAVSVVVIGRNEGARLLRCVESVRQMVPPPGGRLIELIYVDCASTDGSAERAAALGARVVRVRREQASMASARNAGWRTAMGPFVLFIHGNRILDPSFVAGSLPAFEDPRVAVVWGCRREKDPGGSLCDRVLDFNDFCATGLSEFCGGEALVRATVLEMVGGYDDTMSAGEQWETCRRILAQGYRILRVDRVMTVGDTGTGGWWRYWRRAVYAGYGWAEVAERRHDVGDRSWDRKLRRNRLHATALIGVPAVGTALSLAVGGWAPMAAAAFVLAAAVGHTAMMAGWNAADFRTRLLYGLHLNLQQVPLLVGQIEYYWNRGARGRRLVEQGQPVR, from the coding sequence ATGGCTATGACATCTCCCACTCCGGCTGTTTCTGTGGTCGTTATCGGACGCAACGAAGGCGCGCGCCTGCTGCGTTGTGTCGAGTCGGTGAGACAAATGGTGCCGCCCCCCGGCGGAAGACTGATCGAGTTGATCTATGTCGACTGCGCGTCCACGGACGGCAGCGCCGAGCGTGCGGCCGCCCTTGGCGCACGGGTGGTGCGGGTGCGGAGGGAGCAGGCCTCGATGGCGTCGGCTCGCAACGCCGGGTGGCGCACGGCGATGGGACCCTTCGTCTTGTTTATCCATGGGAACAGGATCCTCGATCCCAGTTTTGTGGCCGGATCGCTGCCCGCGTTCGAGGATCCGCGGGTGGCGGTGGTCTGGGGCTGTCGGCGGGAGAAAGATCCCGGCGGATCGCTGTGCGATCGGGTTCTTGACTTCAACGATTTCTGCGCCACCGGGCTGTCGGAGTTCTGTGGCGGTGAGGCGCTTGTGCGCGCCACGGTGCTCGAAATGGTTGGCGGGTACGACGACACCATGAGCGCCGGCGAGCAATGGGAGACATGCCGGCGTATCCTTGCGCAGGGCTATCGGATCCTTCGCGTGGACAGGGTGATGACCGTGGGCGATACGGGCACCGGCGGCTGGTGGCGGTATTGGCGACGCGCTGTTTACGCCGGGTACGGGTGGGCGGAGGTTGCGGAGCGCCGCCACGATGTCGGCGATCGGTCTTGGGATCGGAAGCTGCGGCGGAACCGGCTTCACGCGACCGCCCTCATCGGGGTGCCGGCCGTCGGAACGGCGCTGTCGCTCGCGGTCGGTGGCTGGGCGCCGATGGCCGCCGCGGCGTTCGTTCTGGCCGCCGCGGTTGGGCACACGGCGATGATGGCCGGGTGGAACGCTGCGGATTTCAGAACCCGGCTCCTCTACGGCTTGCACTTGAACTTGCAGCAGGTACCGCTGCTCGTCGGACAGATCGAGTACTACTGGAATCGAGGCGCGCGGGGACGGCGGCTCGTCGAACAAGGGCAGCCGGTGCGATGA
- a CDS encoding site-specific integrase: MAGSLFRPRYRRTGGQVVQSAVWWMKFYDGNGRCIRESTETDDKREAQRALTVRVAGVLRGEPVRPHVGKLTVADLVADVLTDYRVNGKRSLQDAERRWEKHLKPAVGMLRAASVGTDTVRRYQAHRQEQGASNATINREVALLRRAFTLASQAMPPKLTVRPYMPALAEDNARHGFFEPAQLAAVMASLPSTSQPVVAFAYQTGWRVRSEVLPLQWRQVDFDAHDGRGEVRLEPGTTKNKKGRTFVLTTELRELLVAQRKATDTVERQHGIICPYVFHRHGKPIRSLYRAWRTACRKAGCSGMILHDFRRTAIRAMVRAGISEKVAMEMSGHRTRSVFDRYDVTGGRDLTEAAAKLDAAAHVNSVTGKVTGKVAIMHPRRRNVSY, translated from the coding sequence ATGGCCGGATCGTTGTTCCGCCCCAGGTACAGACGGACCGGCGGACAGGTGGTCCAATCGGCCGTCTGGTGGATGAAGTTCTACGACGGCAACGGCCGCTGCATCCGCGAGTCGACCGAGACCGACGACAAACGGGAAGCGCAACGGGCGCTGACCGTGCGCGTTGCCGGCGTACTGCGCGGCGAGCCGGTTCGGCCACACGTCGGCAAGCTGACCGTGGCCGACCTTGTGGCCGATGTACTCACCGACTACCGCGTGAACGGCAAGCGCAGTCTCCAGGATGCTGAGCGGCGATGGGAAAAGCATCTCAAGCCGGCGGTGGGGATGTTGCGCGCCGCCAGCGTCGGCACCGATACGGTGCGGCGCTATCAGGCTCACCGGCAGGAGCAAGGCGCGAGTAACGCAACCATCAACCGCGAAGTGGCGCTGTTGCGACGTGCCTTCACGCTCGCTTCACAGGCCATGCCGCCGAAGTTGACGGTCAGGCCGTACATGCCGGCGCTGGCCGAGGATAACGCCCGGCATGGCTTCTTCGAGCCGGCGCAGCTTGCTGCCGTCATGGCTTCGCTGCCGTCGACGTCGCAACCGGTGGTCGCCTTTGCCTACCAGACCGGGTGGCGGGTTCGATCGGAAGTGTTGCCGCTTCAGTGGCGCCAGGTCGACTTCGACGCTCACGACGGACGCGGCGAAGTGCGCCTTGAGCCCGGCACCACGAAGAACAAGAAGGGCCGCACTTTCGTTCTGACCACCGAGCTGCGCGAGTTACTTGTGGCGCAACGCAAAGCGACCGACACGGTAGAGCGGCAGCACGGGATCATCTGTCCCTACGTCTTCCATCGCCACGGCAAGCCGATCAGGTCGCTCTATCGGGCGTGGCGGACCGCGTGCCGGAAGGCCGGGTGTTCCGGGATGATCCTGCATGACTTCCGCCGCACGGCTATCCGTGCCATGGTCCGGGCCGGGATCAGTGAGAAGGTGGCCATGGAAATGAGCGGGCATCGGACTCGAAGCGTCTTCGACCGGTACGACGTCACCGGCGGACGGGATCTGACCGAAGCCGCCGCAAAACTGGACGCCGCCGCCCACGTCAATTCCGTGACGGGCAAAGTGACGGGCAAAGTGGCCATTATGCACCCTCGGAGGCGAAACGTAAGTTATTGA
- a CDS encoding long-chain fatty acid--CoA ligase, translating to MMDYPLTLTHFLERARCLFPRKEVVTRTAVGLHRYTYLDVYRRVCRLANALGSLGVQPGDRVGTFAWNTYRHLELYLGVPCAGAVLHTLNIRLFPEQIAFIVNHAADRVIFVDESLVPALEPLVPQLTGVRTFVIMGDGPLPDTSLPRAVRYEELLAAAREDYAFPVLDEHAAAGMCYTSGTTGNPKGVVYSHRALFLQSLAQASADAFGLGEADVVMPVVPMFHANAWGLPYSATMVGATHVYPGAQPTPEDVGGLIEECRVTVTGGVPTVLIGLLAAMEKRRVDLSSLRCVPCGGSAVPQALIERFQSLGVSVVQAWGMTETAPLATLSRPRSSMNGWSEAERLAVRAKQGTPVPGVELRIVGEDGNPLPWDGTTFGELQVRGPWVVGAYYNDPRSTEAFHDGWFRTGDVATIDADGYMRITDRAKDVIKSGGEWISSVELENAIMAHPAVLEAAVIGLPHERWQERPLACVVVKSGAELTRQQVLDHLESRVAKWWMPEDVVFVDTLPKTSVGKIAKRDLRERFKERKWG from the coding sequence ATGATGGATTACCCGTTGACGCTCACCCACTTCCTGGAACGGGCCCGGTGTCTGTTTCCGCGCAAGGAAGTGGTTACCCGGACTGCCGTTGGGCTGCACCGGTACACCTACCTCGACGTTTATCGGCGCGTGTGCCGCCTGGCCAATGCGCTCGGCAGTCTGGGCGTTCAACCGGGTGACCGGGTGGGGACCTTCGCCTGGAACACGTACCGGCATCTCGAACTCTACCTCGGGGTGCCGTGCGCCGGCGCGGTCTTGCACACGCTGAACATCCGGCTGTTTCCGGAGCAGATCGCGTTCATAGTGAATCACGCTGCAGACAGGGTCATCTTTGTCGACGAATCGCTGGTGCCGGCCCTGGAGCCGCTGGTGCCGCAGCTCACCGGCGTCCGAACGTTCGTCATAATGGGAGATGGGCCGTTACCGGACACGTCGTTGCCGCGGGCGGTACGATACGAGGAACTTCTCGCCGCGGCACGGGAGGACTATGCCTTTCCGGTGCTCGACGAGCACGCGGCGGCCGGGATGTGTTACACCTCGGGTACCACCGGGAATCCGAAGGGCGTCGTGTACAGTCATCGAGCCCTCTTTCTGCAGAGCCTCGCGCAGGCGAGCGCAGACGCCTTCGGACTCGGGGAGGCCGACGTCGTCATGCCGGTGGTGCCGATGTTCCACGCCAACGCCTGGGGATTGCCCTACAGCGCCACTATGGTTGGCGCCACCCATGTCTACCCGGGCGCGCAACCGACGCCGGAGGATGTTGGGGGGTTGATTGAAGAGTGCCGCGTCACGGTCACCGGCGGAGTGCCGACGGTGCTCATCGGTCTTCTGGCGGCGATGGAAAAGCGCCGCGTCGATCTCTCGAGCTTGCGTTGTGTTCCGTGTGGTGGATCGGCGGTGCCGCAGGCATTGATCGAGCGCTTCCAGAGCCTGGGTGTCAGCGTTGTGCAGGCTTGGGGAATGACCGAAACGGCGCCACTGGCGACCCTGTCGCGCCCCCGTAGTTCCATGAACGGTTGGAGCGAGGCGGAGCGCCTGGCGGTGCGCGCCAAGCAAGGGACGCCCGTGCCCGGCGTGGAGTTGCGGATCGTCGGCGAGGATGGCAACCCGTTGCCGTGGGACGGCACGACGTTCGGTGAGCTTCAGGTGCGTGGGCCCTGGGTTGTCGGTGCGTACTACAACGACCCGCGATCGACCGAAGCCTTCCATGACGGCTGGTTCCGCACGGGCGACGTGGCGACCATCGATGCCGACGGGTACATGCGGATAACTGACCGCGCCAAGGACGTCATCAAGAGTGGCGGCGAGTGGATTTCGAGCGTCGAGCTGGAAAACGCGATTATGGCTCACCCGGCGGTGCTCGAAGCGGCGGTAATCGGCCTGCCACACGAGCGCTGGCAGGAAAGACCGCTGGCGTGCGTGGTGGTCAAGTCCGGTGCGGAGCTAACGAGGCAGCAGGTACTCGATCATCTCGAGTCGCGGGTCGCGAAGTGGTGGATGCCGGAGGACGTGGTGTTCGTTGACACCCTGCCGAAAACGAGCGTCGGCAAGATCGCGAAGCGGGATCTACGGGAGCGGTTCAAGGAGCGTAAGTGGGGTTGA
- a CDS encoding PQQ-binding-like beta-propeller repeat protein produces MRSICGRTTAILLLLTLTLTACAGSRRPDLGPAVLAQLSLADIPDAIAITPDGGKAYVAARGKVYVIRPLNGALLATIPLPPAPRAMALSPDGKRLFVGDFADLQLTIVDTDKDSVVQRVPIGRDGIPWESSSSVVTVSPNGRTVFVGTPGTSQLWAIDTADPAVQRSTTLTMRPGAVAGGSPDAVYVAGCPHGCLRGEFGTYDPVSLQRRAAVDLPSPAGRTLIAPQRTHAYVLERPANRVAVVDLSKPRIVATIPTGNLPGDIALAPDGAVLYATSFGDRRLLVIDTATRAVVGITPITAGPRGVAASPDGRFVVVTAGLDQLIVFDAGALRQEPNGQARRQPGE; encoded by the coding sequence ATGAGATCGATCTGCGGCCGCACGACGGCGATCCTGCTCCTGCTGACTCTGACCCTGACCGCCTGCGCCGGTTCCCGTCGCCCAGACCTCGGCCCCGCCGTACTGGCACAGCTCTCCCTGGCCGACATACCCGACGCGATCGCCATCACGCCGGACGGCGGCAAGGCATACGTCGCCGCGCGCGGGAAGGTGTACGTTATCAGGCCCTTGAACGGCGCGCTGCTGGCTACCATCCCGCTGCCCCCGGCCCCGCGCGCCATGGCTCTCAGCCCCGACGGCAAGCGCCTCTTCGTTGGCGACTTCGCAGATCTGCAACTGACTATTGTCGATACCGACAAGGACAGCGTTGTACAGCGCGTTCCTATCGGTCGGGACGGGATCCCGTGGGAGTCATCATCGAGCGTAGTCACCGTGAGCCCCAACGGCAGGACGGTTTTCGTCGGCACGCCGGGCACGTCGCAGCTCTGGGCTATCGACACCGCCGATCCAGCGGTGCAGCGCAGCACAACCCTGACGATGCGACCCGGCGCTGTCGCCGGCGGAAGTCCGGATGCGGTCTATGTCGCCGGGTGCCCGCACGGATGCCTGCGGGGTGAATTCGGAACGTACGATCCGGTGAGCCTCCAGCGGCGCGCGGCCGTCGATCTGCCCTCCCCGGCGGGACGCACACTGATCGCACCGCAGCGCACGCACGCTTACGTCCTCGAACGCCCCGCCAACCGGGTCGCCGTGGTCGACCTCAGCAAGCCGCGCATCGTCGCTACCATCCCGACCGGAAATCTTCCCGGGGACATTGCCCTGGCCCCGGATGGGGCGGTCCTATACGCCACCAGTTTCGGCGACAGGCGCCTGCTGGTCATCGACACCGCAACGCGCGCCGTTGTCGGGATTACACCGATCACCGCCGGGCCGCGCGGGGTAGCCGCCAGTCCGGACGGTCGCTTCGTCGTGGTTACCGCGGGCCTCGACCAGCTCATCGTGTTCGACGCCGGCGCGCTGCGTCAGGAGCCCAACGGCCAGGCTCGCCGGCAGCCCGGGGAGTAG